A window from Tenacibaculum singaporense encodes these proteins:
- a CDS encoding DUF1684 domain-containing protein, producing the protein MKKLLLLIFTVSILSCNSQGKRAVLGESDFQKEMNTKFKDASRSPLTKKGLKNFKGLDFFPIDKKYTVNAELVKTPDAPIFDFPTTTDRVAMYKKYGILSFSIDGKDFKLAIYQDVNPKPEYANHLFLPFLDNTNGKTSYKGGRFIDIYTTDIREDGTVEVDFNKAYNPYCTYSDRYSCPITPSDNYLNTEIKAGVMAYKEPK; encoded by the coding sequence ATGAAAAAACTACTATTATTAATTTTTACTGTTTCAATATTGTCTTGCAACAGTCAAGGAAAGAGAGCTGTCTTAGGAGAATCTGATTTTCAAAAAGAAATGAATACTAAGTTTAAAGATGCTTCTAGGTCACCGCTTACCAAAAAAGGATTAAAGAACTTTAAAGGATTGGATTTTTTTCCTATCGATAAAAAGTATACTGTAAATGCAGAATTAGTAAAAACACCAGATGCCCCTATTTTTGATTTTCCAACAACGACCGATAGGGTAGCTATGTATAAAAAATATGGAATTTTGTCTTTTTCTATTGATGGGAAAGATTTTAAACTTGCTATTTACCAAGATGTAAATCCTAAACCTGAATATGCGAATCATTTGTTTTTACCGTTTTTAGATAATACAAATGGAAAAACATCTTATAAAGGTGGTCGTTTTATAGATATTTATACAACAGATATACGGGAAGATGGAACTGTAGAGGTTGACTTTAATAAAGCTTATAACCCTTACTGTACTTATAGTGATAGGTATTCTTGTCCAATTACACCAAGTGATAATTACCTAAATACAGAAATTAAAGCAGGGGTAATGGCATATAAGGAACCTAAATAA
- a CDS encoding crotonase/enoyl-CoA hydratase family protein encodes MSELIQYKSEENHVIITITNGKANAISHEVIDALNTSFDKAEKEEKPVILTGQPGIFSAGYDLKSMTQSPESALELVTKGSNLSHRMLSFPYPIIAACSGHAVAKGAFLLLSVDYRLGIEGDFKIGLNEVLIGMTMHNAGIEIAKARLTPVYFERSVNCSEIYNPKEAITAGFLDKVVPQEHLLPTAIKAAEMFSKLNKKAHKETKLKVRKPYLDSLIKAIKQDSEEGLTPPSK; translated from the coding sequence ATGAGTGAACTTATACAATACAAATCAGAAGAAAATCACGTAATTATCACTATTACTAACGGAAAAGCTAATGCTATTTCTCATGAAGTGATTGATGCTTTAAACACCTCTTTTGACAAAGCTGAAAAAGAAGAAAAACCAGTAATACTAACAGGACAACCAGGAATATTCTCTGCTGGTTACGACTTAAAAAGCATGACTCAATCTCCTGAGTCAGCTTTAGAATTGGTTACCAAAGGATCTAATTTATCGCACAGAATGTTGTCTTTTCCTTACCCTATAATTGCAGCTTGTTCTGGACATGCAGTAGCTAAAGGAGCTTTCTTACTTCTATCTGTCGATTACAGACTGGGAATTGAAGGTGATTTTAAAATTGGATTAAATGAAGTTTTAATCGGTATGACCATGCACAATGCCGGTATTGAAATAGCTAAAGCACGTTTAACCCCTGTTTATTTTGAAAGAAGTGTTAACTGCTCTGAAATATATAATCCTAAAGAAGCTATTACTGCTGGATTTTTAGATAAAGTTGTTCCTCAAGAACACTTACTACCAACAGCTATAAAGGCTGCAGAGATGTTTTCTAAACTAAACAAGAAAGCACATAAAGAAACTAAACTCAAGGTAAGAAAACCATATTTAGATTCGTTAATAAAAGCAATTAAACAAGACAGTGAAGAAGGTTTAACACCTCCTTCAAAATAA
- a CDS encoding DUF1599 domain-containing protein: protein MQNTSKQYDAVVEECRNLFVKKMSDYGSAWRILRLPSLTDQIFIKAQRIRQLQENTERKVDEGEKSEFIGIINYSIMALIQIELGIVEQPDLTTEEATTLYDKHIKTTKELMENKNHDYGEAWRDMRVSSLTDLILQKLLRVKQIENNQGKTLVSEGIDANYQDMINYAIFAMIHLSESDN from the coding sequence ATGCAGAACACCTCTAAACAGTATGATGCTGTAGTTGAAGAATGTAGAAATTTGTTTGTAAAAAAAATGAGCGATTACGGTAGCGCCTGGAGAATTTTAAGACTCCCTTCATTAACCGATCAAATATTTATAAAAGCTCAACGCATACGTCAATTACAAGAAAATACTGAGCGAAAAGTTGATGAAGGAGAAAAATCAGAATTTATTGGCATTATTAATTATTCTATAATGGCGTTAATTCAAATTGAGCTAGGTATTGTTGAACAACCTGACCTAACTACCGAAGAGGCTACTACTTTATACGATAAACACATAAAAACCACCAAAGAATTAATGGAAAACAAAAACCATGATTATGGTGAAGCTTGGAGAGACATGAGAGTTTCTTCGTTAACCGATTTAATTCTGCAAAAACTACTTCGTGTAAAACAAATTGAAAACAATCAAGGCAAAACTTTAGTTTCTGAAGGAATTGATGCTAATTATCAAGATATGATTAATTATGCTATTTTTGCCATGATTCACCTTTCTGAATCAGATAATTAA
- the udk gene encoding uridine kinase: MFVIGIAGGTGSGKTTVVNQIINELPADEVCVISQDSYYKQTDNLTYEERTKINFDHPRAIDFDLMVEHLTELKNGCIIEQPVYSFVAHNRTKDTIKTHPRKVIIIEGILIFNSKELRNLCDIKVFVHADADERLIRRVRRDIKERGRDVDEVLNRYQSTLKPMHQQFIEPTKNYADIIIPNDRYNTVAIDIVRTVINDRL; encoded by the coding sequence ATATTTGTTATTGGTATTGCTGGAGGTACAGGGAGTGGAAAAACCACGGTAGTAAACCAAATTATTAACGAGCTTCCTGCAGATGAAGTTTGCGTTATTTCTCAAGATTCTTACTACAAACAAACAGACAACCTAACTTACGAAGAACGTACTAAGATAAATTTTGACCATCCTAGAGCAATCGATTTTGACTTAATGGTTGAACATTTAACTGAACTAAAAAATGGATGCATTATAGAACAACCAGTATATTCATTCGTTGCTCACAACAGAACCAAAGACACCATAAAAACACACCCCAGAAAAGTTATTATAATTGAAGGTATTTTGATTTTTAATAGCAAAGAACTTCGTAACTTGTGTGATATAAAAGTTTTTGTTCACGCTGATGCTGACGAACGCTTAATTAGACGTGTAAGAAGAGATATTAAAGAACGAGGTAGAGATGTTGATGAAGTTTTAAACCGCTATCAAAGTACTTTAAAACCTATGCATCAGCAATTTATTGAACCTACAAAAAATTACGCCGATATTATTATACCTAACGATAGATATAATACTGTAGCTATAGACATTGTAAGAACTGTAATTAACGACCGTTTATAA
- the scpA gene encoding methylmalonyl-CoA mutase → MSRKDISNIQIDKSQEQQSKNFKHEDFVAGIAPNLRGPYSTMYVRRPWTIRQYAGFSTAEESNAFYRRNLAAGQKGLSVAFDLATHRGYDSDHERVQGDVGKAGVAIDSVEDMKVLFDQIPLDKMSVSMTMNGAVLPILAFYIVAAEEQGVAPELLSGTIQNDILKEFMVRNTYIYPPTPSMKIIADIFRYTSENMPRFNSISISGYHMQEAGATAEIELAYTLADGLEYIKKGLEAGMDIDTFAPRLSFFWAIGMNHFMEIAKMRAGRMLWAKLVKQFNPKNPKSLALRTHCQTSGWSLTEQDPFNNVARTAIEAMAAAFGGTQSLHTNALDEAIALPTDFSARIARNTQIYLQQETHITKTVDPWAGSYHVEKLTEEIANKAWELIQEVEELGGMTKAIEKGIPKMRIEEAAAKKQAKIDSGQDVIVGVNKYQLEQEDPLHILEVDNEAVRQSQIDRLNDLKSKRNQAEVDKTLHDLTESAKTGEGNLLDLAVKAARNRATLGEISDALETIFGRHKAVHKTISGVYSKEIKDDELFKKATELADKFAELEGRRPRIMIAKLGQDGHDRGAKVVATGYADLGFDVDIGPLFQTPQEATKQAIENDVHILGISSLAAGHKTLVPQVIAELKKYGREDIMVIVGGVIPAQDYQFLFDAGAVGVFGPGTKIAQAAIDMLTILIDSTEE, encoded by the coding sequence ATGAGTAGAAAAGATATATCAAACATACAAATAGATAAAAGCCAAGAACAGCAAAGCAAAAACTTCAAACACGAAGATTTTGTTGCTGGTATTGCACCTAACTTACGTGGACCTTACTCTACCATGTATGTTCGTAGACCTTGGACAATTCGTCAATACGCAGGTTTTTCTACCGCCGAAGAAAGTAACGCCTTTTATCGTAGAAATTTAGCTGCTGGTCAAAAAGGATTATCAGTTGCTTTCGATTTAGCCACACACCGTGGTTACGATTCAGACCATGAGCGTGTACAAGGTGATGTTGGAAAAGCAGGTGTTGCTATAGATTCTGTGGAAGACATGAAAGTTTTGTTCGATCAGATACCATTAGATAAAATGTCCGTTTCCATGACTATGAACGGAGCTGTTTTACCTATATTAGCTTTCTATATTGTAGCAGCTGAAGAACAAGGTGTAGCTCCTGAGTTATTATCAGGAACTATTCAAAACGATATTTTAAAAGAGTTTATGGTGCGTAATACTTACATTTATCCACCTACTCCATCAATGAAAATTATTGCTGATATTTTTAGATATACTTCTGAAAATATGCCTAGGTTTAATTCAATTTCTATTTCTGGGTACCATATGCAAGAAGCTGGTGCTACTGCAGAAATTGAATTGGCTTATACTTTAGCTGACGGATTAGAATACATTAAAAAAGGGCTAGAAGCAGGAATGGACATTGACACCTTCGCTCCTCGCTTATCTTTCTTCTGGGCTATTGGAATGAATCATTTTATGGAAATTGCCAAAATGCGTGCAGGAAGAATGTTATGGGCTAAATTGGTAAAGCAATTTAACCCTAAAAATCCAAAGTCATTAGCATTAAGAACTCACTGCCAAACTAGTGGATGGAGTTTAACTGAGCAAGATCCTTTTAACAATGTAGCCCGTACTGCAATTGAAGCTATGGCTGCTGCTTTTGGAGGAACACAAAGTTTACACACCAACGCTTTAGACGAAGCAATTGCCTTACCTACTGATTTTTCAGCGCGTATTGCTCGTAACACACAAATATATTTACAACAAGAAACCCATATTACAAAAACGGTTGACCCCTGGGCAGGTAGTTATCATGTAGAAAAACTTACCGAAGAAATTGCCAACAAAGCTTGGGAATTAATTCAAGAAGTTGAAGAATTAGGAGGAATGACCAAAGCTATTGAAAAAGGGATTCCTAAAATGCGTATAGAAGAAGCTGCTGCAAAAAAACAAGCAAAAATCGATAGTGGACAAGATGTTATTGTTGGTGTTAACAAATACCAATTAGAGCAAGAGGATCCTTTACATATTTTAGAGGTAGATAACGAAGCAGTTCGTCAATCTCAAATTGACAGACTAAACGATTTAAAATCAAAAAGAAATCAAGCTGAAGTAGATAAAACTTTACATGATTTAACTGAATCTGCTAAAACAGGTGAAGGGAATTTATTAGATTTAGCAGTAAAAGCTGCAAGAAACAGAGCTACTTTAGGTGAAATTTCTGACGCTCTTGAAACTATTTTTGGACGTCATAAAGCAGTACATAAAACCATATCTGGCGTGTATAGTAAAGAAATAAAAGACGACGAGTTATTTAAAAAAGCCACTGAATTAGCCGACAAGTTTGCAGAATTAGAAGGGCGTCGTCCTCGAATTATGATTGCTAAATTAGGACAAGACGGTCACGATCGCGGTGCTAAAGTAGTTGCTACTGGTTATGCTGATTTAGGTTTTGATGTAGATATAGGTCCGCTATTCCAAACACCACAAGAAGCTACCAAACAAGCTATAGAAAATGATGTACATATTTTAGGTATTTCATCATTAGCAGCAGGACACAAAACATTAGTTCCTCAAGTTATCGCTGAACTTAAAAAATATGGTCGTGAAGACATTATGGTGATTGTAGGAGGAGTGATTCCCGCACAGGATTACCAATTCTTATTTGATGCTGGTGCTGTTGGTGTTTTTGGCCCTGGAACTAAAATTGCACAAGCTGCTATTGACATGTTAACTATTTTAATTGATAGTACCGAAGAATAA
- a CDS encoding GyrI-like domain-containing protein, with product MKFIKYFFLLLVTLIVIFLIYVATFSSSYDVNRSKIIKAPVGHVFNTVNDLKTWEKWGPWHEEDTTIVVTYGNKTVGVGASDSWTSKDGSGKMETVAVVPNKSINQKISFGDYEPGDIYWTFEEVPEGTKVTWGMKADNNPFIFKFFAALSGSWDNMFGPMEEKGLNNLEKLVLETIPTAPKFSTSQVITKKLTEKVFIGYPHKTRINHEEMTKLFMQDMPKAGTYAIKSGLSEGDFIPAAVYTKYDETNNETEFYIGLLLHKPITPDKGMKTINLPAGNSVMISKFGNYGDGDYEAHMKIDTYLKENNLKQNWPIWELYVNDPTTIKPEEIQTDIYYPIE from the coding sequence ATGAAGTTTATAAAGTATTTTTTTCTACTACTTGTTACCTTAATTGTTATATTCCTCATTTACGTAGCTACTTTTTCTAGCAGTTATGATGTAAATAGGAGCAAGATTATCAAAGCTCCAGTAGGTCATGTTTTTAACACCGTTAACGACCTAAAAACATGGGAGAAATGGGGCCCCTGGCATGAAGAAGACACCACTATTGTAGTTACTTATGGAAACAAAACTGTAGGAGTTGGCGCATCTGACAGCTGGACAAGTAAAGATGGTTCTGGAAAAATGGAAACTGTTGCAGTAGTTCCCAACAAATCTATCAACCAAAAAATATCATTTGGTGATTATGAACCTGGAGATATTTATTGGACGTTTGAAGAAGTGCCTGAGGGCACAAAAGTAACTTGGGGAATGAAAGCTGATAACAATCCTTTTATTTTCAAATTTTTTGCAGCCTTATCTGGAAGTTGGGACAATATGTTTGGTCCTATGGAAGAAAAAGGACTTAACAATCTTGAAAAATTAGTTTTAGAGACTATTCCTACAGCTCCTAAATTTTCTACAAGTCAAGTAATAACTAAAAAGCTTACTGAGAAAGTTTTTATCGGTTATCCGCATAAAACAAGAATTAATCATGAAGAAATGACTAAATTATTTATGCAAGATATGCCAAAAGCAGGTACGTACGCTATTAAAAGTGGATTAAGTGAAGGCGATTTTATTCCTGCTGCTGTTTACACCAAGTACGATGAAACCAATAACGAAACAGAGTTTTATATAGGCCTTTTACTACACAAACCTATTACACCAGACAAGGGAATGAAAACTATTAATCTCCCTGCTGGTAATAGTGTTATGATTTCTAAGTTTGGTAATTATGGTGATGGTGATTACGAAGCACATATGAAAATCGATACGTACTTAAAAGAAAATAATCTCAAACAAAATTGGCCTATTTGGGAACTATATGTAAATGACCCTACGACGATTAAACCCGAAGAAATTCAAACAGACATTTATTACCCTATAGAATAG
- a CDS encoding methylmalonyl-CoA mutase subunit beta, protein MSNYLFDEFQGVTPAEWKQKIQVDLKGADYNDTLLWKTEEGITVKPFYTKEDRTNIKINTPHKGFAICQSINIENEEEANAFAIDSIQRGANAIQFNARKEFDYNTLLKGIDTQKTLLYFTFNFLSSQFVKKLADFTNSDKCYFNTDIIGNLASSGNWYSNLKSDHTQLEEIAKATQNAICVNASIYQNAGATIVQQLAYALAHANEYLNHFGSSIANNIHFNFSVGSNYFFEIAKLRAFRVLWNALLKEYNTEATAHIFTQPSSRNKTIYDYNVNMLRTTSECMSAILGGTNTVANNSYDKIFHQPNEFGERISRNQLLILQQESELAEAQNIADGAYYIETITQQLAQKALEVFKLIEKGGGFLKQLKEGVIQRKIKESADKEQQLFDSGELVLLGTNKIQNENDKMKNDLEVSPFLKIRNEKTLIQPIIQKRLAEKLEQERLENE, encoded by the coding sequence ATGAGTAACTATTTATTTGACGAATTTCAAGGTGTTACCCCTGCAGAATGGAAACAAAAAATACAAGTAGACCTTAAAGGTGCCGATTATAACGATACACTTTTATGGAAAACTGAAGAAGGTATTACCGTAAAACCTTTTTACACTAAAGAAGACAGAACCAATATTAAGATTAACACTCCACATAAAGGTTTTGCTATTTGTCAATCTATTAACATTGAAAACGAAGAAGAAGCAAATGCATTTGCTATCGACTCAATTCAAAGAGGAGCAAACGCCATACAATTCAACGCAAGAAAAGAGTTTGACTACAACACCTTATTAAAAGGAATTGACACTCAAAAAACCTTACTTTACTTTACTTTTAATTTTTTATCATCACAATTTGTAAAAAAACTAGCTGATTTCACAAACTCGGACAAGTGCTACTTCAATACAGACATTATAGGAAACTTAGCTAGCTCAGGAAACTGGTACTCTAATCTTAAAAGTGATCATACACAATTAGAAGAAATAGCAAAAGCTACTCAAAATGCTATTTGCGTTAATGCTTCCATTTATCAAAATGCAGGAGCAACCATCGTTCAACAATTAGCATATGCACTTGCACACGCAAACGAATACTTGAATCATTTTGGAAGCTCAATCGCAAACAATATTCACTTTAATTTTTCTGTAGGAAGTAATTACTTTTTTGAAATTGCCAAACTAAGAGCTTTTAGAGTTTTATGGAATGCTCTTTTAAAAGAATACAATACCGAAGCAACTGCTCATATTTTCACACAACCAAGTTCACGTAACAAAACTATATACGACTACAATGTAAACATGCTACGCACTACCTCTGAGTGCATGAGCGCTATTCTAGGAGGAACAAATACTGTAGCCAATAACTCTTACGATAAGATTTTTCATCAACCAAACGAGTTTGGAGAACGTATATCAAGAAATCAACTATTAATTCTACAGCAAGAAAGCGAGTTAGCAGAAGCTCAAAATATTGCCGACGGTGCATACTACATTGAAACAATTACTCAACAACTTGCCCAAAAAGCACTAGAAGTTTTTAAATTAATAGAAAAAGGCGGTGGTTTCTTAAAACAATTAAAAGAAGGAGTCATTCAACGAAAAATAAAAGAGTCTGCAGATAAAGAACAACAATTATTTGACTCAGGAGAATTAGTTTTACTTGGAACAAACAAAATTCAAAACGAAAATGACAAGATGAAAAACGATTTAGAAGTTTCACCTTTCTTGAAAATTCGTAACGAAAAAACACTAATTCAACCTATTATTCAAAAACGATTAGCTGAAAAGCTAGAACAAGAACGTTTAGAAAATGAGTAG
- the folP gene encoding dihydropteroate synthase — protein MTINCKGTLVDLTKPKVMGILNVTPDSFFDGGKYKNERDILVQAEKMLSEGATFIDVGAYSSRPGAKHISEEEELQRMLPVVELLIKSFPEIIISVDSFRSRIVEESINAGAAIINDISGGKMDAQMFETVAKLQVPYIMMHMQGTPQNMQQNPQYENVVTEVVSFFAEQLFKLRQLKVNDVIIDVGFGFGKTLNQNYELLKRLSMFKRLNAPILTGVSRKSMLYKLLGITPQEALSATTVANTIALLNGTHILRVHDVKEAVEAVKIVEQL, from the coding sequence ATGACAATTAATTGTAAAGGAACCTTGGTGGATTTAACTAAGCCTAAGGTTATGGGGATTTTAAACGTAACTCCTGATTCTTTTTTTGATGGAGGAAAGTATAAAAATGAACGAGATATTCTTGTACAAGCAGAAAAGATGTTAAGTGAAGGGGCTACGTTTATTGATGTTGGAGCGTATTCTTCAAGACCAGGAGCAAAGCATATTTCGGAAGAAGAGGAACTACAAAGAATGCTTCCTGTGGTGGAATTGTTGATTAAAAGCTTTCCTGAAATTATTATTTCGGTAGACTCATTTAGAAGTAGAATAGTGGAAGAGTCGATAAATGCAGGTGCTGCAATTATTAATGATATTTCTGGTGGAAAGATGGATGCGCAAATGTTTGAGACAGTGGCAAAATTACAAGTTCCATATATTATGATGCATATGCAGGGAACACCGCAAAATATGCAACAAAATCCTCAATATGAAAATGTGGTTACGGAAGTGGTTTCTTTTTTTGCAGAACAGCTTTTTAAATTGCGCCAGCTAAAGGTGAATGATGTAATTATAGATGTTGGTTTTGGCTTTGGAAAAACACTTAATCAAAACTATGAATTACTTAAAAGGTTATCAATGTTTAAAAGGTTAAATGCTCCTATTTTAACTGGGGTTTCTAGGAAATCTATGTTATATAAATTGTTAGGAATTACACCGCAAGAAGCTCTAAGCGCTACTACTGTAGCAAATACAATTGCTTTGTTAAACGGAACACATATTTTAAGGGTACACGATGTAAAAGAAGCAGTTGAGGCGGTTAAAATTGTGGAACAGTTGTAA
- a CDS encoding FtsB family cell division protein: MSFKSIKNKPSFKIATNIYVIILTVFVVWMLFFDENSYLTHREFNKEINELKSWIDYHEKKIKKDKKTIQQLQDSLQLERYAREKYLMKKEDEDIYIIEFDTIKK; this comes from the coding sequence ATGAGTTTTAAATCAATAAAAAACAAACCTTCCTTTAAAATAGCCACTAATATTTACGTGATTATACTCACTGTATTTGTGGTTTGGATGCTTTTTTTTGATGAAAACTCTTACCTTACCCATAGAGAGTTTAATAAAGAAATTAATGAACTAAAGAGCTGGATTGATTATCATGAAAAAAAAATCAAGAAAGACAAAAAAACCATTCAACAACTACAAGACTCTCTTCAACTAGAACGCTATGCTAGAGAAAAGTACTTAATGAAGAAAGAAGATGAAGATATTTATATTATTGAATTTGATACCATAAAAAAGTAA
- the cdaA gene encoding diadenylate cyclase CdaA, which translates to MNLDFIDFSFLDVLDIFLVAVLLFYIYKLLKGTVAINIVIGIAFIFLIWKVTQALHMEMLSGILGYLLSGGVIALIIVFQQEIRKFLLMIGTTNFSTKKGFLNQLKFLKTEIHTETDVETILTACVNLSKTKTGALLVIEKTNNLDFLINTGDKMNALVNEAIIESIFYKNSPLHDGATVIRDNYIVATRVILPVSNSAKIPSRFGLRHRAAIGVSEKTDAICLLVSEETGEISYIKDGEFVLYKSLEELHRKLEKDVMA; encoded by the coding sequence ATGAATTTAGATTTTATCGATTTTTCGTTTCTTGACGTATTAGATATTTTTTTAGTAGCTGTATTACTTTTCTATATCTATAAGCTGTTAAAAGGTACCGTAGCGATTAACATTGTAATAGGAATTGCATTTATATTTTTAATATGGAAAGTTACTCAAGCCTTACACATGGAAATGTTAAGTGGAATTCTAGGGTACTTACTTTCTGGTGGTGTTATAGCATTGATTATTGTGTTTCAACAAGAGATTCGTAAGTTCTTATTAATGATAGGAACCACTAATTTTTCTACTAAAAAAGGGTTTTTAAATCAATTGAAGTTTTTAAAGACTGAAATTCATACTGAAACTGATGTTGAGACTATTTTAACGGCTTGTGTTAATTTGTCTAAGACAAAAACGGGAGCGCTGTTAGTGATAGAGAAAACGAATAACCTTGATTTTTTAATTAATACTGGTGATAAAATGAATGCTTTGGTTAACGAGGCAATAATTGAGAGTATTTTTTATAAAAATAGTCCGTTGCATGATGGTGCAACTGTTATTCGTGATAATTATATTGTGGCAACTCGAGTAATATTACCGGTTTCTAATAGTGCTAAAATACCTTCAAGGTTTGGATTACGTCACAGAGCAGCAATTGGTGTTAGTGAAAAAACAGATGCAATTTGTTTATTGGTTTCAGAAGAAACAGGAGAGATTTCGTATATAAAAGACGGAGAGTTTGTGTTATATAAATCGTTAGAAGAACTCCATAGGAAATTAGAAAAAGATGTAATGGCATAA
- a CDS encoding BT_3928 family protein, with product MILKMLTHISRVLVGLLFIYSGFVKLVDPIGSQYKFEEYFGADVLNLEFLIPFALPFSILLIVTELVLGIMLLVGYKPKLTVWSLFGLNLIFLFLTWYSYTYNKVTDCGCFGDALKLTPKETFYKNVVFMVFIVILILGVKHIKPLVSNKFSSLTTFSSVFLALIVTYYVLQHLPIIDFRAYSIGTDIAKGMEYPEDSDELPPIHDFMIETDEGDKLEEMLAKEKAMLVIMSNLKKTEKDGIADVSKIAKQASEQGYEIYVLTASYIEDLAATQKEYGLPYTFGFCDETALKTVIRANPGIVTVKRGIIAGKWNWTDADDVKL from the coding sequence ATGATTTTAAAAATGCTAACTCATATTTCAAGAGTACTTGTAGGACTTCTTTTTATTTACTCTGGATTTGTAAAATTGGTAGATCCAATCGGATCTCAATATAAATTTGAAGAATATTTTGGCGCCGATGTCTTAAATTTAGAATTCTTAATTCCTTTCGCTTTACCTTTTTCAATTCTTTTAATTGTTACCGAATTGGTTTTAGGTATTATGCTTTTAGTAGGTTACAAACCTAAACTTACTGTTTGGAGCTTATTTGGTTTAAACCTAATTTTCTTATTTTTAACTTGGTACTCTTATACCTACAACAAAGTTACAGATTGTGGATGTTTTGGTGACGCTTTAAAACTTACACCTAAAGAAACATTTTACAAGAATGTTGTTTTTATGGTTTTTATCGTGATTCTTATTTTAGGTGTTAAACACATTAAACCTTTAGTTTCAAATAAGTTTTCTTCTTTAACAACCTTTAGCTCTGTTTTTTTAGCACTAATTGTAACTTACTATGTTTTACAACATTTACCAATTATTGATTTTAGAGCTTATTCTATAGGTACAGATATTGCTAAAGGAATGGAATATCCAGAAGATAGCGACGAGCTTCCTCCTATACATGATTTCATGATAGAGACAGACGAAGGAGACAAGTTAGAAGAAATGCTTGCAAAAGAAAAAGCAATGCTTGTTATTATGTCTAATTTAAAGAAAACAGAAAAAGATGGTATTGCTGATGTTTCTAAGATTGCAAAACAAGCTAGCGAACAAGGTTATGAAATTTACGTCTTAACTGCTTCTTATATTGAAGACTTAGCCGCAACCCAAAAAGAATACGGACTACCTTACACTTTTGGCTTTTGTGATGAAACTGCTTTAAAAACTGTAATTAGGGCAAACCCCGGCATTGTTACCGTAAAAAGAGGAATCATTGCAGGAAAATGGAACTGGACAGACGCCGATGACGTAAAACTATAG
- the crcB gene encoding fluoride efflux transporter CrcB translates to MKQLLLVFIGGGAGSVLRYIIGKALNSSQTGIPYGTFAANILGSLLIGIILGLATKNETITQNHTLLLATGFCGGFTTFSTFAYENHIFLKSGDFASFALYTVASFIIGFLAVFAGIYLVNYFWTNAQSI, encoded by the coding sequence GTGAAACAATTATTATTAGTTTTTATAGGTGGTGGAGCAGGAAGCGTTTTACGATATATTATCGGAAAAGCTCTAAATAGCTCTCAAACAGGAATTCCGTACGGAACTTTTGCTGCCAACATTCTTGGTAGCTTACTTATTGGAATTATTTTAGGACTTGCCACCAAAAACGAAACCATAACACAAAACCACACTTTATTATTAGCTACTGGCTTCTGCGGTGGATTTACCACTTTCTCAACCTTTGCCTATGAAAATCATATCTTTCTAAAGTCTGGAGATTTCGCCTCTTTTGCGCTATACACTGTTGCTAGCTTTATCATCGGATTTTTAGCTGTTTTCGCAGGAATTTACTTAGTAAATTATTTTTGGACGAATGCACAATCTATTTAA